The following are from one region of the Littorina saxatilis isolate snail1 linkage group LG4, US_GU_Lsax_2.0, whole genome shotgun sequence genome:
- the LOC138965557 gene encoding uncharacterized protein — MGLRIILGAMKSTPIQEMEKTADLEPLEDRREYKAVLQGEKMKRLTTHPLHQNLNKGTKNRLKRKSLKHQVKDLQTEYAEALEADPNCCETLVSDVWAPRKSFHEVRTDVPGLTAKGEQSPHVQKALAMEMIQDRYPHCTWTHVYTDGSSENAVRNGGSGVYIRRPNGTTTSLSVPAGDLSSNYRAELHALITAAEHAAGEDRSRQNIVLLTDSLSALQSLLSGPTDLPTRQLDNCLSTLSQHNKVVLQWIPAHVGIAGNEEADRLAKGGSSSTDSLCVEEKKQKQRNSIQ; from the exons ATGGGGCTAAGGATCATCCTCGGTGCCATGAAAAGTACACCCATCCAAGAAATGGAGAAAACAGCAGACCTGGAACCACTCGAGGACAGACGAGAGTACAAAGCTGTCCTCCAGGGAGAGAAGATGAAGAGACTGACCACTCACCCACTTCACCAAAACCTCAACAAGGGCACCAAGAACAGGCTGAAACGAAAGAGCCTCAAACATCAGGTCAAGGACCTCCAAACGGAGTATGCTGAAGCTCTGGAAGCTGACCCCAACTGCTGTGAGACACTCGTCTCAGATGTCTGGGCCCCACGCAAGAGCTTCCATGAAGTCAGAACAGATGTACCAGGACTGACAGCAAAGGGCGAACAGTCACCACATGTCCAGAAGGCCCTCGCCATGGAGATGATTCAGGACCGCTACCCACATTGCACCTGGACTCACGTCTACACAGACGGCTCCTCAGAGAACGCCGTAAGGAATGGAGGCAGTGGCGTCTACATCCGTCGCCCAAACGGGACCACCACCTCCCTCTCCGTCCCAGCTGGTGACCTGAGCTCGAACTACAGGGCCGAGCTCCACGCCCTCATCACTGCAGCAGAGCACGCAGCAGGGGAAGACCGCAGTCGGCAAAACATCGTCCTCCTCACTGACTCCCTGTCCGCCCTCCAGTCCCTTCTGTCTGGCCCCACTGACCTCCCCACCAGGCAACTCGACAACTGCCTCAGCACCCTGTCTCAACACAACAAGGTGGTGCTCCAGTGGATACCGGCTCATGTCGGCATTGCCGGCAATGAAGAAGCGGACAGGCTGGCAAAAGGAG GGAGCAGTTCAACTGATTCGCTGTGCGTTgaggaaaagaaacaaaaacagcgTAACAGTATACAATAA